Below is a genomic region from Apteryx mantelli isolate bAptMan1 chromosome 22, bAptMan1.hap1, whole genome shotgun sequence.
CTACACCCCCTCTGCCATACCCAGCCTGCGCTGCACAGGGAGGCTGGGCTTGTCTCTGGCCCCAAAACCAGcctctcctgtcccctccctgAGGTGCCAGGGGATGAAGCAATGCCCCATGTTTATGAAAAGAGCCCACGGCTCCTCCAGTGCTGTCTGTTCCTCCTGCCCCCTTCCCTGCCCAACATCAGCTGTGTCACTGACCCCAAAGAAAAGGCTGGGGCCATGAGGTGCTCCCTTGGGTGCCAAGGGCTACCACAGCTCCCGGACAGTAGCCTTAGCCACCTCATGTCCCTCTCAACCCCTTCTGCCTCCCAGGGATACACATACGTGGGGGACAGATGCCAGCTGCTCCATCCCCAGCCTGCCCTGGGGGACTGCTGTAGCTGTCAAGCCCAGAGCAGAGGGGTTGAGGGTGACACTGGGGGAGCTGTGGGTTGGGGATGATGTGGTCACCCACAggtggggcaggcaggcaggcaccttTCACCTCCCATGGGTCCGCACCTGAGGATCTGTTCTCTCCCtggccctgccagccctgctcttAGCTCCAGACGTCCAAAGAGTACCGGCCCTTAGTCATCAGTTTCTTTACATAGTCCACGGCCTGGGGCTGACTCATGTTCCCAAACTCAGCCACAATCTCGTAGAAGGTGTTCTGCACATCCCGGGCCATGTTGCGAGCGTCACTGGAAACAAAGAGGACTGTGAGCGAAGACAGAGCGGTACCCAGCCTCTTGCCCCTGACCTGGCAAAGTCCTAACCCCTGGCAGCAGCCCAGATCACTGCCCTGGGGCTACCGCCGGACAGAGCTGCCATCTCTTCCCTGGAGCTGCAAGAGGGCCCTGAAGGAAGCGAGCCTGCTCCTCATCCAGCAGGGAGGAGGCCACGGAGCTCAGGCCACGCAGGGTGGCTCAAGCAGACCTCAAGGGCAAATGATCTGTCCTTATAGGCACTGAGCTGGGCATGACAGGATCCAGGGCTGACAGCACTGGAGAAGCCCATGGAGATCTGGGCATCCAGGCCTACATGCTGGGCCGGCCCGTGCCTCTGCAGGCTccactgcagggaaagaggcttgGGATGCCCCAGGCCCTCCCTTTCTGCAGCAGCCTCCTCCTAGGCAGTTCCCACCCTCCTGAGTGTTTCCCAATCAGCCCAAGTTACTCAGATGTGCCACTTCATACTGgagcctctgccctcccactcctgTCGTTCCACCCCAGCACAGCCAGGCCAGGCTGGGGTTGTCTCTGCCAGGGCACAGAGGTGATATGGGGTGCCAGGGGCTGTCCAAGGACAGCCTTAAGACAGCCAGCAGAGGCAGAGACGAGCGTGGGGCTGCTTCCCCTCACTCAGCAGAGAGGGTGGGGACGTGCCTGGGGGTGGTCACCACCGAGCAGCCAAGCTGTGGCAACACAGCGTGACAAAGCTCTGGTTGTCTCTGAACATCCACACATGGGTGGTTCATTTGGCCCAGCCCCATCCACCTGGCTGCTCTCCGCTCCCTGGCCCACAGACAGCATAACCCTCTCCGCACTTGTAACGCACAATGCCAAGCAAGCGGGTAAACTGAGTCACGCGTTTTCTTCAGAGAATAGGAGCGGTTTTCAAGTCCCTTCCCTGTTGCTGGACTTACCCACAGACATAGATATGAGCATTTCCCTCATTAACCAGCTTCCAGACGTTTTCCTTGTTCTTCCTCAGTAAGTGCTGAACATAAACCTGGCAGGAAACAaggggggtgaggggagaggggcagagctcCCAGCGCCACCGAGTACATCGCAGACTGGGGCAAGGGAGAGGAAGCCAAAGCCACGCTCACAGCTCGCCTTCCCCACACGGCTCCACAAGACAGCGGAGGAGCTGGGTGCTCCCAGGACTGCTATGGGCCTTCCCTAACAGCGAGGACCCAGGCTGGGAGTCTTCAGCTCTCCAGGCCTTTTATTCCCCCCTGCCACGACTGGGAGCGATGCTTAGCAGCATAAGCAACAGAATGGGGGACCTGAGTGGTACCTTCTCAGCCTGGTCCCTGGAGAAGGCGACATTGAGCTGGGTGAGGAGTCCATCCTGATGGAAACGAGCAAGCTCCTCACGGTACAGGTAGTCCTCGTGCTCATGGCGGCAGCCATAGTAAAGCACCGTCTCGCCCACGTCTTTGCCTGCAGAGTCATGCAACACCCATTAGAGCTGCCCGCCCCCACAGCTCCTGTCCTgccctctccacctccccttttcctgctcaCTCTGGGGAGGCAGAGCTGGGCCTCTGCTTGCGTTTACAAAGGGAAGTTTGGAGAGGTGATGACAGAGGTCAGAGAAGTGGCTCAGGCCTATCTGCCTCCCCAAATACGCACCGCAGCCAGCGGAGGAAGGCAAAGTATCCCCACACTGGGCAGAAGCATTCAGCGGCTGCTCACCCAGCTCCATGGCCTCTGCTTCGCTAGACCCATTTCCCTTAACCCATTAGTGGTGTGACCAGCACAAACTGCACCTGCCCATGAACAGAGGCACCAACTAGCACCCAAGAACGTCTGTCCTGCAGCAGCTCTGGTCCCCGGCGCAGTTTCTGTGCACTCACCTTGCTGCTTCAGCCAGGCCCGCTCCTGTATGAAGCCAATGAAGGGGGCTATGCCAGTCCCTGGCCCAATCATGATGACAGGCGTGCTGGGTTTGAAGGGCAGGCGAAACTGCGACTTCCTCACATACATGGGCACCAGGGACTTACTCCTGTTCTCATCAGGCACCATGTTCTTGAGCCAGTTGGTAGCCACCCCTTTGTTCAGGCGTCCCGTCTTGGTCTCATACTCCACCGTCACGGCACAGATGTGGATGGCATTGGGGTGAACCTACCAGGAAGCAGTATCAGCAGGAGGGAGAGAGCAAACCCTAGCTGAGGTACTTGGCAGCCCCCACAGCTCAGTCCCTCATGTTCAGTGATGGGGAGAAGTTTAACCTAATGTTAACACTGGGACAAGCTAATCTTTCCCTGGCAGATCAAACCTCCAAGCATGCCCAACATGGGGCTCCTGTCTTGTCCCTGACCTACCTCGGCACCACTGAGCTTTCCCGAGTATGGCCAGAGCTTCAGGCCACAAAGTAAAGGACAAATCCTGATCAACCAGTAAAACATCACCTTGCTTCCAAGTCCTGAAAGCAAGGCGTATGGCAGAGAAGAACCGGGCTGCAGGGAGGGTGACGGTATCAGGGCACAGCCGGCTGTGACGTGTGACACACCGTTTCCCTCTGCAGATCCTACAGAAGTTGGGATAGACCCTTCCTCATACATGGGAGTAAGCAGAACTGCCCCTCTCACAGAAAAGGCTTCTAGGGGAAATTCCCCATGTCCTGTCCCCAGCTGAGAGGGGACCCCGTGACACTGTGGAGCTGAAGACAAAATGGTTTCTCATCAGCCCCAGTCTCCCCCTGGAAGCGAGGCCTTTCCGTGGGCCTGGCAGAGGTGCCCCACTGGAGCCGGACAGCAGTGCGCTCACCTTGGAGGAGGAGGCGATGGAGTAGTAGCGTGCCTGCAGGCGAGGCAGGAGCTCACACAAGTGGTCGATGGGGGGCTGCAGTGAGGGCATGTCCTGCAGGATGGCCAGGATATTCCTCCGGGCCTCCACCACCCAGCTGAGGTAGAGAGCCTGCGGGCAAGGAGGGCACACATGTGATGACTTCCCTACATGGCTGGCAAACACTTCCTTCAGCTCTTCTCTGAGTGTGGAGCTCAACAATGTTGGATTCCCTTTGGGGATCCCACAGCACCTGAACCCATCACCCAGTTCAACCCAGCAACTTTgccaggaaagctgcagctccCACCTTCCCCTCGGCAGCAGACGATGCCATTTTGCGGAGCTGCTCCTGTTCGCCGGTGTCCGTGGCATACTGGGCCAACTCATACAAGACATTGGTGCGAGGCGGATTGGTGATGTCCAGGTAGTACGTAAGGGCTGTACGGTAGGACGTGGGACAGGGGAAGGGATGTTTCTTATTGGATTCCtctggaggagaggggagagagagaaagtcaGCAATTGCATGCTGTTATATTAGAGATTTCATGCCAGCAGCTATATGCAGGAGAGTCTGCGAGAGACAGAGCAGGGGAACTGGCTTCGGAGAGGACAGAGTAGCCCTAGGGATGAATCAGCCTGTTGGCCAAAGCCCTGACCACTCAGCAATCCCACGTGGAAGCAGCATTAGCACAGGGCAGCTCCCTCTCCAGGGAGCTACATCTCCCAATAgccctttcctttctgttttacaCATGCTGCCTGACATGTTATCAGCAAAAAATACACCATGCTCCCTGATGGGTCTCTCTGCCCAAGATAGGCACGCATGCTGCGGAGGGTAAGGGCCTGGTTCATCATCCCCCATTTTACAGAGGTGGCAACAGACCTTCAGAGCAGGGCAGTGATGCAGCTGATCCAAAAACACAGGTGTTAAGAGCAGAACTGTCTGCACATCACACACTTCCCACTGACATGTCTTGCTCCAAGGCTGTCACCTCCATGCACTGCAATGccctgatttttttctccctggctTCCAGAGAAAGTCACACTGCACACAGACACTTTGGGAAGCTGATCCAGAAGGCAGGGCATCCCCTCAGCCTAGAAGATAGCATAGCTTGGACCCTGGAGTTCAGGCAGAGACAGGGAGTGAGCTTCCAGGGAGAGCTCTTGGCACAGAGGCACCCAGCAAACTCCCAGGCCAAGCAGAGAGGCAGTTTTGGATAGCTAATTTGGCCTCAGGCTCTTATGCGTTCTTCAGATCTGGCCTCGAGTGCCCTTTGCCTCCTTTAGCCATTGACATTTGTGCTCACAGCCCCCTTGGGAAGGATAAGTGCCAGCAATCAAGACTCAAGCCATTCAGTTTAGCAAACTAAGAGCATCATGAGGAACAGGAATGAGTGTGCGAAGCCAGAAAGCCTGGGACACCACACAGGGGTCAGCAGGCTCCAAGAGTGCATTAAAGCTAAGGAGTTCCTCTCCAGAAACGAGAGTCCAGCTCTTGAGCCACCAGGCCAACACTCTGATGTCTCAAGTTGGGCTTCACTGCTCCCATACAGGAGTAAGAGTAAAATAggtggcagctgcctgctccctcctgccagaGGCCAGCTACACTGGCAATATTGTCCAAGAAAGGCTCTTTGTATCAGCATTGAAAAGGTCTCTATCCTGACAGTTCAACCCAGCAGTGGACTGAAAAACAAGCCAGTGCCTAGTCGAGGCACTGAATAACAGTGTCTCTGAAAGGAAGGCCCCTACCGAGCTCGAGGTTGCTGTGGCAGAGGGGAGTGCTGGCGGGCTGGTGCTCTAATTAGGAGCATGTCATTACATAATTTGCTGTTGAATACATACACCAAGCAAGTTTCACAACTGACCCACTTCAGTTGGCTTTCAGCAAGCAGGCTCTGTGCCAGTGCTGCTAAAGTGGCACCAAATTCGGAGCAGTGCTGGGAAGTCTTTGTTTGCCTCGAGATGCCCTAGGGGACCTGAAGGTGACCTGACCCCTTCGCTGGTGGGAAGGGCAGACGGTATGGCTGAAGGAGAACTGCTGACACTCATGGGTGATCCATCCTACTCACCATCCAAATTATTTAGAGACATGATTGTATCCAGATCCGTGTGCAGAATCTCACCAATCTGATTCACCAGCGAGGAGTCATTGGCTGGGTACACAGCCACATGGTCCCCAGACTCGTACCTGGCATGAGAACAAGAGAAGAATGAAATGCCAGCACCGCTTCTCACCCACACCAAGCCCAAGCTGTCCAGCTAGAAGACAAGCGGGCTGCGCAATGGACAGCAGGACAACAGTTGAGATCTGAGCTGCTACACAACACCTGCAGGACTAGAGACCCCAAAGAGCAGGCAGCCATAGCAGTAAAGGATTGCTCTGGAATAAAGGTTTCAAGAACCAGGTCATTTACAGGGAAGCACGGAGGTAAAGTCAGTTTTGCCAGAGATTTCAATGAGGCCAGACGTCCAGCAGGAACAGGCCAGCTCCTCAGCCAACAAGGGGCAAAGCTGCCCAAAATCTCTGCAGTAGTTACCTGTATCAACCCACCTGCACTTACGgctttctcacaagcacaaaaaaacCTTCTTGCTGGTGTAAGTTCTTTTGCAAGAACTTGATTCTCTTCCCCCATGCCTGTACAGCTAGGCCAAGCAAATCCAAACACAAGCCATCCCTGATTCTCCACTCTCTCATAGTACATCTGCCCCCCTCGTTCTTCAGACAGCTCCTAGAGAATTCCTGCTGCTGGGACTGCTCAGGTATGACAGACAGGTGCAGCCAGCCCTGGAGAGAACCAGGGCAGCCAGCTGGCATCACCACACACAGCCCAAGAACTGTGAGAAAGCCCTGATATGTAGTACGGAAGCCTAaagtggcagcagcagggaaCTATGAGAACTAGGTCCCCTTCGGAAGTGCTCAGCGAGGCCAGTGCCACATCCCTGCTCTTTGTTTCTGGCACAGCCTGCTCCTACTGGAAAAAAGGGTCAGTCTTCTGTAAGAAACTACCTGATTTTGGAATCGGAGATATCCAGCTCCAGGTGCATTAGGTGTCGCTCTCCACCCTCGTTCAGCTTGCGGTTCATTGTAACTGAGGCCAGGAAAGGATTCTTGGCATCAAATGGTCTGGAAAGAAAAGGACCCTCTGGGTTACTCTCTTGCAGGCTCACAGAGCGCTGCTTTTATCCAGGCACATTCCCTCTGTTGCCAGAGCAGGCCCACACAATTTGGGCACAGTGTCCTCCTGCTCATGTTTCAAAGCCCACCAGAGCAGGATCTGAATCCTGAGCCTCCTGCAATGCACACTAGCAGAAAAACAGATCATTTTGCTTCTAAGCACAGCCCAGGAGTTGACAGCTTCTGTCCCATTAAGAACAAGAGATGCAACAGTCAATTAGAGGGAGTATCACATCTCAAAGTGATATTTCAGGTTGTAGTTTGTCTACATAAACAATATCCCCACTGCCATACCACAAGCAATCATCATGCTAGTCACCCCTGAGGGAGAAAGGCTGTGATTGACCTTAAGACCCTACAACCTAAAAACTTACCAGCCAAACAGGGAGACAGAATGAGGCCACTAAGGCACTGAAAGAGAGAAGCAGTCATTCCCCCTCCCACCAGTACTGATGTGAAGGGATTAAAATAAGTCTGCAAAACACATCCTTGCAAAACGACACATGTGAACACAGCTGCCTTCTCAACACTAATGATTCATTAATTAGGGAACCCCCGAGAGGCCTTGAGGGGATCTGAACCCCTTCTCTTGGGCAGACATCTGCCAGATGGCTGCTTTACACAAATGACACTGGCTGCACAACACATGTCATTAGAAGCATCAACGACACCATCACCCAAAACCTGGCCCACATACACCCTGCCCAGGGTGGTTTGGTACTTACGGCTTCTGGTTCTCATAGCTCTTGAGACGACCCATCTCACCAGTGTAGACTTTGCTCATGTTCATGTCTGTGTGCACCACCAGCTCATACTGGCGGATGCTGGAGGAGgtagggggagaggagagagaaaaaggtcaAACTGGAAATCACAAGCAGGGATCCCCAATAGGGATCATCACTTGCTCTGCTGGATTTGCTACAGTTCAAGCAAATGCCATTCCCACCCTCTCAACCCTCTCCAGGTATTAGGGAACAGGCTAAATTAGAGAGCCCAGAGCCGACACAAAGTCCAAACCGCGAGGAAGTGCTCCCAGCAAAGCTGGTGGTGTTACCCAGCAGAACCATCCACAAAGGAACCAAATCCAACACATCGCCCATTCAGAACATGAATCCAGAGCTGGATTCAAACTCACACCAGGACAGGCTCAGTCCAAACAGCCCTGCTCACTGATCTACTTCATGTGTGCCCTCTCAAGTCTggaaggggaagcagcacacgGGAAAGAGGACTGCAGTTCAGGGCTGATGGACAGCTGCCAGTCAAGGATGGCTGATCTGATCTCTGGCCCAGGAGAACCCGCTCCCATACCCACCTGGACTCTTCTCCTGTAGCCTCCACCCCAAAGTGCTCACACACCGCTGGCCAGAACTGCTCTCGCCAGGTGATGAAGTCTTCTTCCAGGCTATTCAGGGCAAAAGAGAGATTCAATAATCCTGCCCAGGGAGAAGAAAAGGTGCATTCCCAGAGGAACAACATGAGATCCCTAGGGACTTCC
It encodes:
- the POR gene encoding NADPH--cytochrome P450 reductase → MGDAGMQPTVSTSENLSPQDSLFSMTDVFLISLITGLFTYWFFFRKKKEEVPELPKIQPVTSPERDSSFIEKMKKTGRNIVVFYGSQTGTAEEFANRLSKDAHRYGLRGMAADPEEYDLSDLSRLSEIDKSLAVFCMATYGEGDPTDNAQDFYDWLQETDADLSGLRFAVFGLGNKTYEHFNAMGKYVDKRLQELGAQRIFELGLGDDDGNLEEDFITWREQFWPAVCEHFGVEATGEESSIRQYELVVHTDMNMSKVYTGEMGRLKSYENQKPPFDAKNPFLASVTMNRKLNEGGERHLMHLELDISDSKIRYESGDHVAVYPANDSSLVNQIGEILHTDLDTIMSLNNLDEESNKKHPFPCPTSYRTALTYYLDITNPPRTNVLYELAQYATDTGEQEQLRKMASSAAEGKALYLSWVVEARRNILAILQDMPSLQPPIDHLCELLPRLQARYYSIASSSKVHPNAIHICAVTVEYETKTGRLNKGVATNWLKNMVPDENRSKSLVPMYVRKSQFRLPFKPSTPVIMIGPGTGIAPFIGFIQERAWLKQQGKDVGETVLYYGCRHEHEDYLYREELARFHQDGLLTQLNVAFSRDQAEKVYVQHLLRKNKENVWKLVNEGNAHIYVCGDARNMARDVQNTFYEIVAEFGNMSQPQAVDYVKKLMTKGRYSLDVWS